Proteins encoded within one genomic window of Halocatena marina:
- the panB gene encoding 3-methyl-2-oxobutanoate hydroxymethyltransferase translates to MPSVTEIRSKAGSEPITMLTAYDAPTARLVDDAGMDIILVGDSMGNAVLGHESTLPVTVEETESHTAAVARAVEDALVVADMPFLSFGKDMSESIHNCGRMLKEADADAVKLESGPHTIDLTERLTQLGIPVMAHLGLTPQRVNELGGYTRQGTTEDAAQEIIDLARAHEEAGAFSLILEHVPANLAAHVTDELDIPTIGIGAGPDCDGQVLVFHDAVGLSDWTPPFATTFGDVKGEIENALDKYVDAVETGTFPAEEHSHTEETLDELY, encoded by the coding sequence ATGCCGTCTGTGACAGAGATTCGTTCGAAGGCTGGTTCCGAGCCGATAACGATGCTCACAGCATACGATGCGCCGACCGCTCGTCTTGTTGATGACGCCGGAATGGATATTATTCTCGTCGGTGACAGTATGGGAAACGCTGTCCTCGGCCACGAGTCAACGCTTCCAGTCACTGTCGAAGAGACTGAAAGCCATACGGCTGCAGTTGCCCGTGCCGTCGAAGACGCGCTCGTTGTTGCCGACATGCCGTTTCTCTCTTTCGGGAAAGATATGAGTGAAAGTATTCACAACTGCGGGCGGATGCTCAAAGAAGCCGACGCCGACGCTGTCAAACTCGAATCCGGGCCGCACACTATTGATCTCACGGAACGGCTCACTCAACTGGGGATTCCCGTCATGGCACACCTCGGACTCACACCACAGCGGGTGAACGAACTCGGCGGATACACTCGTCAGGGAACGACTGAGGATGCAGCCCAAGAAATCATCGATCTCGCACGTGCCCACGAGGAAGCCGGTGCGTTTTCGCTCATACTCGAACACGTCCCTGCAAACCTCGCGGCGCACGTCACCGACGAACTCGATATCCCGACAATCGGCATCGGAGCCGGCCCCGACTGTGATGGTCAGGTGCTTGTCTTCCACGACGCCGTCGGACTGAGTGACTGGACACCGCCGTTTGCAACGACGTTTGGCGACGTCAAGGGCGAAATCGAAAACGCACTCGATAAGTACGTCGATGCAGTCGAGACAGGAACGTTCCCCGCCGAAGAACACAGCCATACCGAGGAAACACTAGACGAATTGTACTGA
- a CDS encoding DUF2270 domain-containing protein, with protein sequence MTADENHDFDPEAPEEREIGREMVDKSVGLGSVVAHFYRGEMSRVTAWRQRLDETINWAVTVLSAILVYAFSTEGRHEILLAGIVVVTIFLGLEARRYQDYDVFRARARLLQENLFANALDPSQGVEHRDWRRQLSEDYRNPTTKVPLLEAIARRLRRVYLPFLTLLVLAWLFKITAFSSQSWTEGAAVGKIPGTVVIGIVFGYYIVAIAVAFWPRERKAKGEFSKQEYGEWKDEN encoded by the coding sequence ATGACTGCCGACGAAAATCACGACTTCGATCCGGAAGCTCCTGAAGAGCGGGAAATCGGCAGGGAGATGGTCGATAAAAGCGTTGGTCTCGGTTCAGTCGTTGCCCACTTCTATCGAGGAGAGATGAGTCGTGTCACGGCGTGGCGCCAACGGCTCGATGAAACGATCAACTGGGCAGTAACGGTTCTTTCAGCGATACTCGTCTACGCGTTCTCTACAGAAGGGAGACACGAAATTCTCCTCGCTGGGATAGTCGTTGTCACAATTTTCTTGGGACTCGAAGCGCGTCGCTACCAGGACTACGATGTCTTTCGGGCCCGAGCGCGTCTGCTACAAGAGAATCTGTTTGCAAACGCACTCGATCCGTCCCAAGGCGTTGAGCATCGTGATTGGCGTCGTCAACTCAGCGAAGATTATCGTAATCCGACGACCAAAGTACCACTCCTCGAAGCAATCGCACGACGCTTACGGCGAGTGTATCTCCCGTTTCTCACACTGTTAGTTTTAGCTTGGTTGTTCAAAATCACGGCTTTTTCCTCACAGTCGTGGACCGAAGGAGCCGCAGTCGGGAAGATACCGGGAACAGTCGTCATCGGCATTGTCTTTGGCTACTACATCGTAGCCATCGCAGTTGCGTTCTGGCCACGAGAACGCAAGGCGAAGGGTGAATTCAGCAAACAAGAGTACGGCGAATGGAAAGACGAAAACTAA
- a CDS encoding carbohydrate kinase family protein — MTRRILVSGETLIDFLPETVGSLECVETFSRRAGGAPANLAVGLARLGEDPWFWTRIGSDPMGDYLAAVLASNDIPDRFIERDSTAKTTLAFVSHDESADRSFTFYRDGTADTRLEVGRVSDDALAAVEWVVIGGVALASEPARTATLDLARRAYESGCTVVFDPNARPELWQGSDMGFDQTIESALQYTDVLKATPDDLHEAGFDSTDAETLARTVCGSSDGPHTVLLTLGSKGAMLVSSADAPWGETTVTHPGYAVDPVDSTGAGDAFLTGFLAARASGEQSPIELLEFANAVAALTTTEPGAMTALPERENVAAFRAEHSPE; from the coding sequence ATGACGCGACGGATTCTCGTTTCTGGTGAAACGTTGATCGATTTTCTCCCCGAAACGGTCGGCTCCTTGGAGTGCGTCGAGACGTTTTCTCGCCGAGCAGGAGGTGCTCCAGCGAACCTCGCGGTTGGTCTCGCTCGTCTCGGAGAAGATCCGTGGTTTTGGACACGGATCGGCTCGGATCCGATGGGTGACTACCTCGCTGCTGTCCTCGCATCGAACGACATACCAGACCGATTCATCGAACGCGATTCAACCGCGAAAACGACGCTCGCATTCGTCTCACACGATGAGAGCGCTGATCGGTCGTTCACGTTCTATCGCGATGGAACCGCAGACACGCGCCTCGAAGTTGGCCGCGTTTCGGACGATGCGCTCGCGGCTGTTGAGTGGGTCGTCATCGGTGGTGTCGCGCTCGCATCGGAACCAGCTCGAACTGCGACGCTCGATCTCGCACGGCGCGCATACGAATCTGGATGTACTGTCGTGTTCGATCCGAACGCCCGCCCAGAGCTGTGGCAGGGATCGGACATGGGGTTCGATCAGACTATCGAGAGCGCACTGCAATACACGGACGTTCTCAAGGCAACACCGGATGATCTCCACGAGGCAGGATTCGATAGCACGGATGCTGAGACGCTCGCACGAACCGTCTGTGGTTCTTCGGATGGACCACACACGGTATTGCTGACGCTCGGTTCCAAAGGAGCGATGCTGGTATCGAGTGCTGACGCTCCGTGGGGAGAGACAACAGTCACTCATCCGGGATACGCTGTTGATCCGGTCGATTCGACCGGTGCGGGTGATGCGTTCCTCACGGGCTTTCTTGCTGCACGTGCGTCTGGTGAACAGTCGCCGATTGAGCTCCTCGAATTTGCAAACGCAGTTGCTGCACTGACAACTACGGAACCGGGAGCGATGACGGCACTCCCAGAACGAGAGAACGTTGCTGCTTTTCGTGCCGAACACTCTCCGGAGTGA
- a CDS encoding multiprotein-bridging factor 1 family protein, producing the protein MTKYSTGGVSSNDEGSCELCGAEGRSLQTERVAGAQLAICSECRTRHAEGGKKARDRDEYGHETGTRDPDEDDRQQRAVRNTARMNDAQKRDSKHWEDGADYERDPLPYLVRGYGDRLANARAAIDLGTAELAGELDVDEADIIAIERGRATSADVGGSLITAIEERLDITLSDDS; encoded by the coding sequence ATGACAAAGTACTCCACAGGGGGTGTCAGCTCCAACGATGAGGGGAGCTGCGAGCTGTGCGGTGCCGAGGGTCGTTCGCTGCAGACCGAGCGGGTAGCTGGTGCGCAGCTCGCTATCTGTTCTGAATGTCGAACGCGCCACGCAGAGGGTGGAAAAAAAGCACGAGATCGTGACGAATATGGACACGAAACGGGGACGCGTGATCCAGACGAAGATGACCGACAACAGCGAGCAGTTCGTAACACCGCTCGGATGAACGACGCTCAAAAGAGAGATTCAAAACACTGGGAAGATGGTGCAGACTACGAGCGAGATCCGCTTCCGTATCTCGTCCGTGGGTACGGTGATCGTCTCGCCAACGCACGGGCGGCTATCGATCTTGGAACCGCTGAACTCGCGGGCGAACTCGACGTCGATGAAGCCGACATCATCGCCATCGAACGAGGCCGAGCCACCAGTGCCGACGTCGGCGGCTCGCTCATTACCGCGATCGAAGAACGACTCGATATCACGCTATCGGACGATAGCTGA
- a CDS encoding ABC transporter ATP-binding protein, with protein sequence MGNVNLNAITKRYGDVTAVDDMNLDIEDGEFVTLVGPSGCGKSTTLETISGLTLPSDGTITIAGHDVTNLPPKDRGIAMVFQNIALFPHMNVYDNISFGLRLRDFETEEIDKRVNRAVDIVQLEGMLERMPDELSGGQRQRVAIARAIVREPEVFLMDEPLANLDAKLRVHMRTELQRLHKELDTTIIYVTHDQAEAMTMSDRIAVIDGGELQQIDPPLVCYNEPANLFVAGFIGSPSMNVIDGEVSNDQFHSDGFDLSIDSATLGSGPTQSLTVGIRPEDIYFAEQAQGVTHPSAEIQARTDVLEPMGDEIFVYLVLNDDDSEMTMSQDRSDQLLMSVAPDTDIGTDESVRVVLDRSRIHLFDTASGDAIQHGLTEPKSPAGAEAEAEGDD encoded by the coding sequence ATGGGAAACGTCAACCTCAATGCAATCACGAAGCGGTACGGAGACGTAACGGCAGTCGATGACATGAACCTCGATATCGAGGACGGAGAATTCGTCACGTTGGTCGGCCCATCCGGTTGTGGGAAATCAACGACGCTCGAAACCATTTCCGGATTGACGCTCCCGTCCGACGGGACGATCACAATCGCTGGTCACGACGTAACGAATCTCCCACCGAAAGACCGCGGGATTGCCATGGTCTTTCAGAACATCGCGCTGTTCCCCCACATGAACGTCTACGACAACATCTCGTTCGGTCTTCGTCTCCGCGATTTCGAGACCGAAGAGATCGACAAACGGGTGAACAGGGCGGTTGATATCGTCCAACTCGAAGGTATGCTCGAACGGATGCCAGATGAACTGTCCGGGGGACAGCGCCAACGCGTGGCGATCGCACGCGCCATCGTGCGCGAACCCGAGGTGTTCCTGATGGACGAACCGCTTGCGAATTTGGACGCGAAACTCCGAGTTCACATGCGGACTGAACTGCAACGCCTCCACAAGGAGTTGGATACGACGATCATCTACGTCACACACGACCAAGCAGAGGCGATGACCATGAGCGATCGTATCGCTGTCATCGATGGTGGTGAACTCCAACAGATCGATCCCCCACTCGTGTGCTATAATGAGCCTGCGAATCTCTTCGTTGCCGGATTCATCGGATCACCATCGATGAACGTTATCGACGGAGAGGTAAGCAACGATCAATTCCACAGTGATGGATTTGATCTGTCGATCGACTCGGCGACACTCGGTTCCGGACCGACGCAGTCGCTGACGGTTGGGATCCGTCCAGAGGACATTTACTTCGCCGAACAAGCGCAAGGCGTGACACACCCATCAGCAGAAATTCAGGCCAGAACAGACGTGCTTGAGCCGATGGGTGATGAAATATTCGTCTATCTCGTGCTCAATGACGACGACTCTGAGATGACAATGAGCCAAGACCGGAGTGATCAGTTGCTGATGAGCGTCGCTCCGGACACGGATATTGGGACAGACGAATCGGTTCGCGTCGTCCTCGATCGCTCTCGAATCCATCTCTTCGATACCGCAAGCGGCGATGCGATTCAACACGGACTCACAGAGCCAAAAAGCCCCGCGGGGGCAGAAGCCGAAGCAGAAGGAGACGATTAA
- a CDS encoding alanine--tRNA ligase-related protein yields MTTPAATDPETTRFEATVEQTDAGLVLDHSYFYPEGGGQPADRGTIAGVPVLDVQKRDGQIVHSIEKAETASIEVGATVECAIDERFRAYCRRAHTASHVLYGAGRRLLSDLGYGGFGITDEKVRVDFSTTTTIDDDILCDIEQRVNEVVWESRPVQWEELPREEALAHETIAFNTKTEDGIAGTDRIRVVTVDSAGHEQSEPWDVAACGGTHVQNTREIGPVTVLERSNPGEGLTRVEFAVGPAGIERRSTEKRVALDGARLLETNVSAVPDAIDRLQTERDDYSNELASLRERLVDARLDELSENTVERDGQTWLIGTVEGLDANGLAERAQTLAGETADVVALVNGSQLAVGTSDTDTADAGSIIESVTDEFGGGGGGSPIVAQGGGLGGNPEDIVAYLRADHPEALN; encoded by the coding sequence ATGACAACACCAGCAGCGACCGATCCGGAGACGACCCGCTTTGAGGCAACTGTCGAGCAAACCGATGCGGGTCTCGTTCTCGATCACAGCTATTTCTATCCGGAAGGAGGTGGGCAACCCGCAGACAGGGGTACCATCGCCGGTGTTCCTGTTCTCGACGTTCAAAAGCGAGACGGACAGATCGTTCACAGTATCGAAAAAGCAGAGACCGCGTCGATCGAGGTGGGGGCAACCGTCGAATGTGCTATCGACGAGCGTTTTCGGGCCTACTGTCGCCGTGCCCACACAGCAAGTCACGTGCTCTATGGTGCTGGACGGCGTCTTCTCTCGGATCTCGGATACGGTGGCTTCGGTATCACCGACGAGAAAGTTCGCGTTGACTTCTCGACGACCACCACTATCGATGACGACATCCTTTGTGATATCGAGCAACGTGTCAACGAAGTCGTTTGGGAATCGCGCCCCGTACAATGGGAAGAACTCCCGCGAGAGGAGGCACTCGCTCACGAGACAATCGCCTTCAACACGAAAACGGAGGACGGAATCGCGGGAACAGACCGCATTCGTGTCGTGACTGTCGACAGCGCGGGTCACGAACAATCGGAGCCGTGGGACGTGGCTGCCTGTGGTGGAACACACGTCCAAAATACGCGCGAGATCGGTCCTGTGACGGTTCTTGAACGGTCGAATCCTGGTGAGGGACTCACCCGGGTCGAGTTTGCGGTTGGCCCTGCTGGTATCGAACGCCGATCGACCGAAAAGCGCGTCGCACTCGATGGAGCACGACTGCTGGAGACGAACGTCTCTGCTGTGCCGGATGCTATTGATCGATTGCAAACAGAACGAGACGACTACTCGAACGAGTTGGCGTCCCTCAGAGAACGACTCGTCGACGCCCGTCTTGACGAACTCAGCGAAAACACGGTCGAACGCGACGGACAGACGTGGCTCATCGGTACCGTTGAGGGGCTCGACGCGAACGGACTCGCAGAGCGGGCACAGACGCTCGCTGGCGAGACCGCAGACGTAGTCGCACTCGTCAACGGGAGTCAGCTCGCCGTCGGCACCAGCGACACCGATACGGCGGACGCAGGCAGCATCATCGAAAGTGTCACAGACGAGTTCGGCGGTGGTGGTGGCGGAAGTCCGATTGTCGCACAGGGCGGCGGACTCGGTGGCAATCCAGAGGATATAGTCGCGTACCTCCGAGCAGATCATCCCGAGGCGCTCAACTAG
- a CDS encoding carbohydrate ABC transporter permease, with translation MATETQDDPDAGPLTRWVQSAIQRPENVYKSLFYVVTGFFLITTLFPFYWLLVLALTPLDKLSNFGFPPVPHGFNVEAFATIFQQVPFHLFMFNSFVLAILTTIFVLVIASLAGYVFGRLEFPGRVPLMLLILAISYFPPAAFLLPLFQLFTGNVEMVLFGMTIKSPVLYNTPWSMTLPFSALFLPLSIFILTTFYGQIPDGLEDAARIEGTTRIGALFRVIIPLSAPGVATAGVLTFISVYNEFFFSFLMNSGAATDWAPLVGGILSFQTQYQQLFNLMAAASIVGVLPAVILVVVAQERIVSGLTAGALKE, from the coding sequence ATGGCGACTGAAACTCAGGACGACCCCGACGCCGGTCCACTCACGCGCTGGGTGCAAAGCGCGATACAGCGTCCAGAAAATGTCTATAAGTCCCTGTTCTACGTCGTGACGGGATTCTTCCTCATCACGACGCTGTTCCCGTTCTACTGGCTACTCGTGCTGGCGTTGACGCCGCTCGATAAGCTATCGAACTTCGGATTTCCGCCTGTCCCGCACGGATTCAACGTCGAAGCGTTCGCTACCATCTTCCAGCAAGTGCCGTTTCACTTGTTCATGTTCAACAGCTTCGTGCTCGCTATCCTAACGACGATCTTCGTGTTAGTGATCGCAAGTCTGGCGGGGTACGTCTTCGGACGACTGGAGTTCCCCGGTCGAGTACCACTCATGCTGTTGATCCTCGCCATCTCGTATTTCCCACCGGCAGCCTTCTTGCTGCCATTGTTCCAGCTCTTTACGGGTAATGTAGAGATGGTACTCTTCGGGATGACGATCAAGAGTCCTGTTCTATACAACACCCCGTGGTCGATGACGCTGCCGTTCAGCGCACTGTTCCTGCCGCTGTCGATCTTCATCTTGACGACGTTCTACGGCCAGATCCCTGATGGATTGGAAGACGCCGCCCGCATCGAAGGAACGACGCGGATCGGCGCGCTCTTCAGGGTAATCATACCGCTATCGGCACCAGGCGTGGCGACGGCTGGTGTGCTGACATTCATCTCAGTGTACAACGAGTTCTTCTTCTCGTTCTTGATGAACAGCGGTGCTGCGACGGATTGGGCACCATTGGTGGGAGGTATTCTGTCCTTCCAGACCCAGTATCAGCAATTGTTCAACCTGATGGCTGCTGCGAGTATCGTCGGTGTTCTTCCCGCCGTGATACTGGTAGTCGTCGCACAGGAACGAATCGTGAGCGGACTGACAGCGGGAGCACTTAAAGAGTGA
- a CDS encoding carbohydrate ABC transporter permease, whose amino-acid sequence MATESETQGSIPRDSGKGGPYRAGVRWVENLGDAAFAYLLLLPVFLLLGVIAFWPLLRTFEMSLHADALRSAEAVGAFVGLQNYTELLTGQRRSNLIRPFIPSVAINGAFPFIHVRNPFTTALTATFIFTIVSVFFETIIGFGQALVLDQDFRGRRWVRVAIIIPWAVPIVIQGMIFFLMFQPNVGFLVGGPGNQTFLQQLGVFSSTPLSTPRDSMLIVIVADIWKTSAFMALLILAGLQSIDRSLYDVAKVSGASKWQQFKMITLPLVFPTVMVAMLFRTIAALRIYGLIETVSTCNTVPSLSCLVVKSFGQRAYGTSAAVAFITAAIIGVFVTVYIVNFARSDMGGV is encoded by the coding sequence ATGGCAACCGAATCCGAGACGCAAGGAAGCATCCCGCGAGACAGCGGGAAGGGAGGCCCATACAGGGCTGGAGTTCGTTGGGTCGAAAACCTAGGGGATGCCGCATTCGCGTACTTGCTGTTGCTGCCGGTGTTTCTGCTGTTGGGTGTCATCGCGTTCTGGCCACTCCTCCGGACGTTCGAGATGTCATTGCACGCGGATGCTCTCCGTTCGGCAGAGGCAGTCGGGGCGTTTGTGGGATTACAGAACTACACCGAGTTGCTGACAGGCCAACGAAGATCAAATCTCATCAGGCCATTCATCCCATCGGTAGCGATCAACGGCGCATTTCCTTTTATTCACGTCCGAAATCCATTCACAACCGCACTCACCGCAACCTTCATTTTCACGATCGTGAGTGTCTTCTTCGAGACCATCATCGGGTTTGGTCAGGCGCTCGTGCTCGATCAGGATTTCCGCGGGCGGCGATGGGTGCGCGTGGCCATCATCATCCCGTGGGCAGTGCCGATCGTCATCCAAGGGATGATCTTTTTCCTGATGTTCCAACCGAACGTCGGATTTCTGGTCGGCGGTCCCGGTAACCAGACGTTCCTCCAGCAGCTCGGTGTGTTCTCGTCCACACCACTTTCGACGCCGAGAGACTCGATGCTCATCGTTATCGTCGCGGATATCTGGAAAACGTCCGCGTTCATGGCACTTCTCATCCTCGCAGGACTCCAGAGCATCGATCGCTCGTTGTACGACGTGGCGAAAGTGTCTGGCGCGTCGAAGTGGCAACAGTTCAAGATGATAACGCTCCCCTTGGTGTTCCCGACTGTAATGGTCGCGATGTTGTTCCGTACCATCGCAGCACTCAGAATCTACGGACTCATCGAGACCGTGTCCACCTGCAATACCGTTCCGTCGCTGTCGTGTCTCGTTGTGAAGTCATTCGGACAGCGCGCCTACGGCACATCTGCTGCCGTCGCGTTCATAACGGCAGCCATCATTGGGGTCTTCGTGACGGTGTACATCGTCAACTTCGCCCGAAGCGATATGGGGGGAGTCTGA
- a CDS encoding HAD family hydrolase, whose product MTEYDAIVYDLDGTLVHLDVDWDEVAQDGATFLESKGVDADGVDLWAMLEMAAEIGERDAIEGIISEYECRGAEQSTRLPTADDLPQMVPVAVCSLNCEQACRLALEQHDIAEYVEVVIGRDTVPTEKPDPEPLLTAVQRLGVDPDRSLFIGDSERDELTAQRAGTAYRYV is encoded by the coding sequence GTGACCGAGTACGACGCTATCGTCTACGATCTCGACGGGACCCTCGTCCATCTCGACGTGGATTGGGATGAAGTCGCACAGGACGGTGCAACTTTCCTTGAGTCAAAGGGTGTCGATGCTGACGGTGTGGATCTCTGGGCCATGCTTGAGATGGCAGCAGAGATCGGTGAGCGTGACGCTATCGAAGGAATCATCAGCGAGTATGAATGTCGCGGTGCCGAGCAGTCGACCCGTCTCCCGACTGCGGATGATCTCCCACAGATGGTTCCCGTCGCAGTGTGTTCGCTCAACTGCGAACAGGCCTGTCGGCTTGCGCTCGAACAACACGACATCGCGGAGTACGTCGAGGTCGTCATTGGACGGGACACGGTTCCCACGGAAAAGCCGGACCCCGAACCGCTCCTCACGGCCGTTCAGAGACTCGGTGTTGATCCTGACCGATCGCTCTTCATCGGTGACTCAGAACGGGACGAGTTGACCGCACAACGAGCCGGAACGGCATATCGATACGTCTGA
- a CDS encoding acyl-CoA dehydrogenase family protein, translating to MELNSEQQAIRDLVHEFAVEEIQPIAREADETEQFPEEIWDGLSDLDLTGLTVPEQYGGFDADPVTYSIVNEQLAYGMLAVATALSVHCLATSCIAAFGSDEQKERWLPEMVAGRPVGAFALSETSAGSNPAQMQTTAEREGDTYVINGDKQWITNGERSGVIILFAKTAPAEITQFVVPSDADGLSVGKKEDKLGLRASDTTSLSFDDVRIPVENRLTDEGDGLSAALSILTGGRIAIASQAVGLAQSALDQTIEYVTEREQFGSPLSDIQAVRHKIADMHATTQTGRMLARDAAQNKKMESPETSIAASTAKYRASEGAMDVTNEAVQLHGGYGYTTDFDVERLYRDAKITTIYEGTTQIQKTIIARELLD from the coding sequence ATGGAGCTCAACTCTGAACAGCAGGCCATTCGTGATCTTGTCCACGAGTTCGCCGTCGAGGAGATCCAGCCGATCGCCCGTGAGGCAGACGAGACCGAGCAGTTTCCGGAGGAGATTTGGGATGGTCTCTCTGATCTCGATCTCACTGGGTTAACAGTACCAGAGCAGTACGGTGGGTTCGACGCCGATCCGGTCACGTACAGCATTGTCAACGAGCAACTCGCGTACGGGATGCTCGCGGTGGCGACTGCTCTTTCAGTCCACTGTCTCGCTACCTCCTGTATTGCAGCGTTTGGATCCGATGAGCAGAAAGAACGCTGGCTCCCTGAAATGGTCGCAGGACGACCAGTCGGTGCATTCGCCTTATCGGAGACGAGTGCGGGATCGAACCCAGCGCAGATGCAAACGACCGCAGAGCGCGAGGGTGATACGTACGTCATCAACGGCGATAAACAGTGGATCACCAACGGCGAGCGCTCTGGCGTGATCATTCTTTTTGCAAAGACCGCCCCAGCGGAGATCACACAGTTTGTCGTCCCGAGCGACGCTGACGGGCTATCGGTCGGCAAGAAAGAGGACAAACTCGGTCTACGAGCGAGCGATACAACATCACTCTCGTTCGACGACGTGCGTATTCCTGTTGAAAACCGCCTCACAGACGAGGGAGATGGCCTGAGTGCAGCGTTGTCGATTCTCACTGGCGGACGAATCGCGATCGCCTCACAGGCAGTCGGTCTCGCACAATCGGCGCTCGATCAAACGATCGAATACGTCACAGAACGCGAACAGTTCGGCTCTCCACTCAGTGATATTCAGGCTGTCAGGCACAAAATTGCGGACATGCACGCAACGACGCAGACAGGACGGATGCTTGCACGCGATGCAGCACAGAATAAAAAGATGGAATCACCGGAGACCTCAATCGCGGCGAGCACGGCAAAGTACCGCGCAAGTGAGGGTGCGATGGATGTGACAAACGAAGCTGTTCAACTCCATGGCGGGTACGGCTATACGACAGACTTCGATGTCGAACGACTCTATCGTGACGCAAAGATCACGACCATCTACGAGGGAACGACCCAGATCCAAAAAACGATCATCGCACGCGAACTGCTGGATTGA
- a CDS encoding DUF5822 domain-containing protein, protein MPEHIETTSPEDVDYGWVMQVTFVLTIVVGAPVVAVLSFGVPALETWMERVLFAIRVGAVVWIITAVSVFLYARRTQV, encoded by the coding sequence GTGCCAGAGCACATCGAGACCACGTCTCCTGAGGACGTTGATTACGGCTGGGTGATGCAGGTCACCTTCGTCCTCACGATCGTTGTTGGCGCACCCGTAGTCGCCGTGCTCTCGTTTGGGGTTCCAGCGCTCGAAACGTGGATGGAACGAGTACTCTTTGCTATTCGCGTTGGGGCTGTTGTTTGGATCATCACTGCTGTCTCTGTCTTTCTCTACGCCCGCCGCACCCAGGTGTAG
- a CDS encoding Gfo/Idh/MocA family protein, whose product MNTQDPLSIGIVGLGNIGRYHAEQLTSLMGSFDIELSGGMDIAPTARDRFESSFGVPTYEDHEKLYETVDSVIITTPNRYHEEYAVSALESDINVLIEKPIAHTIESADRVATAAAASDGVCMIGFHNRFASPVQVLKQYQQQARFGDVHHIEAKYIRRRGVPGRGTWFTEEAASGGGALIDIGAHAIDLALYILDFPQVTEVSGVTRSIFGGRPDYTHLEMWGRSGEGPFNVDDSASAFIRCADGSTISLDVAWAANRPPNNEFVVQGNDAGARLDLSDGDLTIFESSSAGAPHFSDSEVRTRDDDPHRIEQQRFIQASRASEAPTVNTVEQALTVQRVMDATYRSNERGRAVKIDSEPLPTVD is encoded by the coding sequence ATGAACACACAGGATCCTCTCTCTATCGGTATCGTCGGTCTCGGCAATATCGGGCGGTATCACGCAGAACAGCTCACATCCCTCATGGGGAGTTTCGATATTGAACTCAGTGGCGGGATGGACATCGCACCAACGGCACGCGATCGGTTTGAGAGCTCCTTCGGTGTTCCGACGTACGAAGACCACGAGAAGCTGTACGAAACTGTCGATTCGGTCATCATTACGACGCCGAACCGGTATCACGAGGAGTACGCCGTCTCTGCGCTCGAATCAGACATAAACGTCCTCATCGAGAAACCGATCGCACACACAATCGAAAGTGCGGACCGAGTTGCCACGGCTGCAGCGGCCTCAGATGGCGTCTGCATGATCGGGTTCCACAACCGATTTGCAAGTCCAGTGCAGGTGCTCAAACAGTACCAGCAACAGGCTCGATTCGGCGACGTCCACCACATCGAAGCGAAGTATATCCGTCGTCGTGGTGTTCCGGGTCGAGGAACGTGGTTTACCGAAGAGGCAGCATCAGGCGGTGGGGCTCTTATCGACATCGGCGCACACGCGATCGATCTTGCGTTGTATATTCTTGACTTCCCGCAAGTCACTGAAGTCTCTGGTGTAACGCGCTCTATCTTCGGCGGGCGGCCGGACTACACTCACCTGGAAATGTGGGGCCGGAGTGGTGAGGGCCCATTCAATGTGGACGATTCTGCGAGTGCATTCATCCGCTGTGCTGACGGTTCGACTATATCACTCGATGTCGCATGGGCGGCCAATCGACCTCCAAACAACGAATTCGTGGTTCAAGGGAACGACGCGGGCGCTCGCCTCGACCTCTCCGATGGAGACCTAACTATCTTCGAGTCGTCTTCAGCAGGAGCACCGCACTTTTCTGATTCCGAAGTCAGGACTCGTGATGACGATCCCCATCGAATCGAGCAGCAACGGTTCATCCAAGCCAGCAGAGCCTCGGAGGCACCAACTGTCAACACAGTTGAGCAGGCACTCACCGTCCAGCGCGTGATGGACGCAACGTACCGATCGAACGAACGCGGTCGAGCCGTGAAGATCGACTCTGAACCCCTCCCGACTGTAGACTGA